A region of Scleropages formosus chromosome 2, fSclFor1.1, whole genome shotgun sequence DNA encodes the following proteins:
- the icmt gene encoding protein-S-isoprenylcysteine O-methyltransferase — MAGNKLVLEGRICIFSFFLGLGVVLVPLLAAVGSHLDWVFDYFTGINGKIAIAIYIGSVNGLLLIMYRGPLYKVAVRACFLGFSFGCGLLISFGETTWTHFGWYMCSLSFFHYSEYLVTAIINPRSLSLDSFLLNHSVEYTVAALSSWVEFTVEKLLFPELKQLSWVSLVGLIMVLCGECLRKSAMLTAGSNFNHIVQNEKAQSHVLVTSGVYSCCRHPSYVGWFYWSIGTQVMLCNPICVLGYLFASWRFFRERIEEEEISLIHFFGDEYLDYKQRVPTGLPFIPGIRMQS; from the exons ATGGCCGGCAATAAGTTAGTATTGGAGGGAAGAATATGtattttcagcttctttttGGGACTGGGGGTTGTTTTGGTTCCTTTACTTGCGGCGGTCGGATCGCACCTCGACTGGGTTTTCGATTACTTCACTGGAATAAACGGGAAGATCGCAATCGCCATATACATTGGGAGTGTAAACGGATTATTGCTAATTATGTATAGAGGACCTCTGTATAAG GTGGCGGTGCGAGCCTGTTTCCTCGGCTTTTCCTTCGGCTGCGGCTTGCTGATCAGCTTTGGCGAGACCACATGGACACACTTTGGCTG GTACATGTGCTCACTCTCTTTCTTCCACTACTCGGAGTACCTGGTGACTGCCATCATTAACCCACGCAGTCTGTCACTGGACTCCTTCCTGCTGAACCACAGTGTGGAGTATACTGTTGCAGCCCTTTCTTCCTGGGTCGAATTCACGGTGGAGAAGCTCCTCTTCCCAG AGTTGAAGCAGCTGAGCTGGGTGAGCCTGGTGGGTCTCATCATGGTCCTGTGCGGAGAGTGTCTGCGCAAGTCCGCCATGCTGACCGCTGGCTCCAACTTCAACCACATCGTCCAGAACGAGAAGGCCCAGAGCCATGTGCTGGTCACCAGTGGAGTGTATTCCTGCTGCAGGCACCCTTCTTACGTGGGCTGGTTCTACTGGAGCATCGGCACTCAG GTGATGCTGTGTAACCCCATCTGCGTGCTCGGCTACCTATTCGCTAGCTGGCGCTTCTTCCGCGAGCGCATCGAAGAGGAGGAGATTTCCCTCATCCACTTCTTCGGGGACGAATACCTGGACTACAAGCAGAGGGTCCCCACCGGTTTGCCCTTCATCCCAGGCATCCGGATGCAGAGCTAG